A genomic window from Acidimicrobiales bacterium includes:
- a CDS encoding nucleotidyltransferase family protein, producing MVDGDTQRAKFHRHAEFFLGLAPGGLGDRLTPLDAPAGHGEIVLSGAMTFDQCQASLPDDDNPGTIFVLPAHRVVKDRTAVTNPTAALLWAACRPTPSLDDVATAIAHGADLDDAANLAVAQRVSPLLWRAISQAGLVRSDEAWADTLERDAQRCRAQSRMVLPQIGRLALEPLAAAGVEPLVIKGAAVAPRYPDAGLRPMDDVDVIIVDHQIDAALAQLEGCGWEIHTPPQRRQFELDITHPSLPGLHIDLHRGLDSWRTRANRLTSDNLWRSRQPTTLYGAPAFVLPPELELVSMAAHAAKPYHGFDRLIWIVDIAVVAQAGVDWDTVAYIAHEAHCRTAVAVALTLAARIGTESPEGLRRIDNGRAAALAPVLSEDWPVRGRAAAPRTTLRYALVDDRRTRATLLVSELFDKNVWQVPRRAARLARRRLK from the coding sequence GTGGTTGACGGCGACACGCAGCGCGCCAAGTTTCACCGCCACGCCGAGTTCTTCCTCGGCCTCGCGCCGGGCGGCTTGGGCGATCGACTCACCCCGCTCGACGCCCCCGCCGGGCACGGCGAAATAGTGCTGTCCGGCGCGATGACGTTCGATCAGTGCCAGGCGTCCTTGCCGGACGACGACAACCCCGGCACGATCTTTGTCTTGCCTGCCCATCGCGTGGTGAAAGATAGAACCGCCGTGACCAATCCCACCGCTGCGCTGCTGTGGGCCGCGTGCCGGCCCACGCCGTCACTCGATGACGTCGCGACCGCGATTGCGCACGGCGCCGATCTCGACGACGCCGCCAACCTTGCCGTCGCCCAGCGGGTGTCGCCGTTGCTGTGGCGGGCCATCAGCCAGGCCGGCCTCGTGCGATCCGACGAGGCGTGGGCCGACACGCTCGAGCGCGACGCGCAACGCTGCCGCGCCCAGAGCCGCATGGTCCTGCCCCAGATCGGCCGCCTCGCCCTCGAGCCCTTGGCGGCCGCCGGCGTCGAACCGCTCGTCATCAAGGGCGCGGCCGTCGCCCCGCGCTATCCCGACGCCGGGCTGCGGCCGATGGACGACGTCGACGTCATCATCGTCGACCATCAGATCGACGCCGCCCTGGCGCAACTCGAGGGATGCGGGTGGGAAATCCACACGCCCCCGCAGCGTCGCCAGTTCGAACTCGACATCACCCACCCGTCGCTGCCGGGCCTGCACATCGACCTGCACCGCGGCCTCGACTCGTGGCGCACCCGGGCCAACCGGCTCACCAGCGACAACCTGTGGCGCTCCCGTCAGCCAACCACGCTCTACGGCGCGCCGGCGTTCGTGCTGCCGCCCGAACTCGAGTTGGTGAGCATGGCGGCGCACGCGGCGAAGCCGTACCACGGCTTCGATCGGCTGATCTGGATCGTCGACATCGCCGTCGTGGCCCAGGCCGGGGTCGACTGGGACACCGTCGCCTACATCGCCCACGAGGCCCACTGCCGCACTGCGGTGGCCGTCGCGCTCACGCTGGCGGCGCGCATCGGCACCGAATCGCCCGAAGGCCTCCGACGCATCGACAACGGGCGCGCCGCCGCTCTGGCCCCGGTGCTGTCCGAGGACTGGCCGGTGCGCGGCCGCGCCGCCGCGCCCCGCACCACATTGCGCTACGCCCTCGTCGACGACCGCCGCACCCGCGCCACGCTGCTCGTGAGCGAGCTGTTCGACAAGAACGTGTGGCAGGTGCCGCGCCGCGCCGCCCGCTTGGCGCGGCGCCGCCTCAAGTAG
- a CDS encoding PqqD family protein, with translation MLTVADDVILHEEEGEAFLLHVASGRYFGLNKSGLVVWQAFADGADPIDRLTARWPERPADALRADAGALTEQLLQAGLIHEAADAPDC, from the coding sequence GTGCTGACTGTTGCCGACGACGTCATCCTCCACGAGGAGGAAGGAGAGGCGTTTCTCCTGCATGTGGCCTCAGGGCGGTACTTCGGGCTCAACAAATCGGGCCTGGTGGTGTGGCAGGCCTTCGCCGACGGCGCCGACCCGATCGACCGGCTCACGGCGCGGTGGCCGGAGCGTCCTGCCGACGCGCTGCGGGCCGACGCCGGCGCGCTGACCGAGCAGTTGCTGCAGGCGGGGCTCATCCACGAGGCCGCCGATGCCCCCGACTGCTGA
- a CDS encoding acyl-CoA dehydrogenase family protein — translation MSDLRAWLDAQHIPSPDAPFAELRAWNATLFDAGWAAPAWPSEFGGRDASLAEQLEYNEAMAGVPGPVNAIGVANIAPAIMTYGTDAQKQRFLRPMLRGDDIWSQGMSEPSAGSDLASLSCRAVRDGDDFVVNGQKTWNSNGHFADWCQLYVRTNTEAPKHKGITCLLVDMTTPGIEARPITTMAGDQSFAELFFTDVRVPVASVLGAVDDGWSVATRTLSNERAGVANLYLSQRRTFERLRRAAGDVRGPARDELVRRYIDVRLLEFLAKRMIGAALAGNAPGAEGSVVKLAWSQAGQALANTGANLLGVDGAWGTSLLTSRQLTIAGGTSEVNKNIIGERVLGLPREPSP, via the coding sequence GTGAGCGACCTGCGCGCCTGGCTCGACGCGCAACACATCCCGTCGCCCGACGCGCCGTTCGCGGAGTTGCGTGCGTGGAACGCCACGCTGTTCGACGCCGGGTGGGCGGCCCCCGCGTGGCCCTCCGAGTTCGGCGGACGCGACGCGTCGCTCGCCGAACAGCTCGAATACAACGAGGCGATGGCCGGCGTGCCCGGACCGGTGAACGCCATCGGCGTCGCCAACATCGCGCCGGCGATCATGACCTACGGCACCGACGCGCAGAAGCAGCGCTTCCTGCGACCGATGCTGCGCGGCGACGACATCTGGTCGCAGGGGATGAGCGAGCCCAGCGCCGGCAGCGATCTCGCATCCTTGAGCTGCCGGGCGGTGCGTGACGGCGACGACTTCGTCGTCAACGGGCAGAAGACGTGGAACTCGAACGGTCATTTCGCCGACTGGTGCCAGCTCTACGTGCGCACGAACACCGAGGCGCCGAAGCACAAGGGCATCACGTGCCTGCTCGTCGACATGACGACGCCGGGCATCGAGGCGCGGCCGATCACCACGATGGCGGGTGACCAGTCCTTCGCGGAACTGTTCTTCACCGACGTGCGCGTGCCGGTGGCGTCGGTGCTCGGCGCCGTCGACGACGGATGGTCGGTGGCCACGCGCACGCTGTCGAACGAACGCGCCGGGGTGGCCAACCTGTACCTGTCGCAGCGGCGCACCTTCGAGCGGCTGCGCCGCGCCGCCGGCGACGTGCGCGGCCCGGCGCGCGACGAGTTGGTCCGCCGCTACATCGACGTGCGCTTGCTCGAATTCCTTGCCAAGCGCATGATCGGCGCCGCCCTGGCGGGCAACGCGCCCGGGGCCGAAGGCAGCGTGGTGAAGCTGGCGTGGTCGCAGGCGGGACAAGCGCTGGCCAACACCGGCGCCAACCTGCTCGGCGTCGACGGCGCTTGGGGGACGTCGCTCTTGACGTCGCGGCAGCTCACCATCGCGGGCGGCACCAGCGAGGTGAACAAGAACATCATCGGCGAGCGCGTCCTCGGCCTCCCGCGCGAACCGTCCCCGTAA
- a CDS encoding amidohydrolase family protein has product MALRDHVICDSDLHVMEPPDLWERYIAPEYLHAAPKGLTEITRDMRVRVKNHTLLRLGKVKPQPVDAPRRGWRPEHENVYAAPEAAGWDAASQVAAMDTEGLDLAVLFPSRGLFVLGLDSSEQIGQDGLEPAFASAIARAYNDYIKDMCDYAPDRMYGAAMVAPHDVPGAVLEARRAVEELGFKAVFLAPGCVNNKPWHHPDYDPLWEEIQRLDVPITFHGGGQTYLKPDFSLAPLDNLMLWHTFNQPLAIQFVTVCMTGGGVLERFPRLRVGLLEGNCSWAPWLLHRLDEHYEWVGAIDAPELTMKPSDYFRRQCFLGIEAEEETAQPYLDTFGDDNLVFSTDYPHGDSMFPHAVETFDKMPYPDASKAKICGENWSRLYGIPLTKHT; this is encoded by the coding sequence ATGGCGCTTCGAGACCACGTCATCTGTGACAGCGACCTCCACGTGATGGAGCCGCCGGACCTCTGGGAGCGCTACATCGCCCCCGAGTATCTGCACGCGGCGCCCAAGGGGCTGACCGAGATCACCCGTGACATGCGGGTGCGGGTGAAGAACCACACGCTGCTGCGCCTCGGCAAGGTGAAGCCGCAGCCGGTCGACGCGCCGCGGCGCGGCTGGCGGCCCGAGCACGAGAACGTGTACGCCGCTCCGGAAGCTGCCGGGTGGGACGCGGCGTCGCAGGTGGCGGCGATGGACACCGAAGGCCTCGACCTCGCCGTGCTCTTCCCGTCGCGGGGTCTGTTCGTGTTGGGCCTCGACTCTTCGGAGCAGATCGGCCAGGACGGCCTCGAGCCGGCGTTCGCGTCGGCGATCGCCCGCGCCTACAACGACTACATCAAGGACATGTGCGACTACGCACCCGACCGCATGTACGGCGCGGCGATGGTCGCGCCCCATGACGTCCCCGGCGCAGTCCTCGAGGCGCGCCGCGCCGTCGAGGAACTCGGTTTCAAAGCGGTGTTCCTGGCGCCGGGCTGCGTCAACAACAAGCCGTGGCACCACCCCGACTACGACCCGCTGTGGGAAGAGATCCAGCGCCTCGACGTGCCGATCACGTTCCACGGCGGCGGCCAGACCTACCTGAAGCCCGACTTCTCGCTCGCGCCGCTCGACAACCTGATGCTGTGGCACACGTTCAACCAGCCACTGGCGATCCAGTTCGTCACGGTGTGCATGACCGGCGGCGGCGTGCTCGAGCGCTTCCCGCGCCTGCGCGTCGGTCTGCTCGAAGGCAACTGCTCGTGGGCGCCGTGGCTGTTGCACCGTCTCGACGAACACTACGAGTGGGTCGGCGCCATCGACGCGCCCGAGCTCACGATGAAGCCGAGCGACTACTTCCGCCGCCAGTGCTTCCTCGGCATCGAAGCCGAAGAGGAAACGGCCCAGCCCTACCTCGACACCTTCGGCGACGACAACCTCGTGTTCTCGACCGACTACCCGCACGGCGACTCGATGTTCCCGCACGCGGTGGAAACCTTCGACAAGATGCCGTACCCCGACGCGTCGAAGGCGAAGATCTGCGGCGAGAACTGGTCGCGCCTCTACGGCATCCCGCTCACCAAGCACACGTGA